The following is a genomic window from Daphnia magna isolate NIES linkage group LG4, ASM2063170v1.1, whole genome shotgun sequence.
CGGGCCAGAAAACCAACGGTGTTTCATGTTGAATTCAGCCGCATCAAGTCCACGACTTGCATCGTCAGCAGGGTTGGCAGTGCTCGGGACGTAATTCCATTCAATTGGAGAAGAAGTCTCAATGCGGTTGTCGACATATGTATGGAAACGGCAAGAACGGGATTTAATCCAGCTTAGGACGGTCATTGAGTCAGACCAATAGGTAGTTGTGTCGAAATGAAGGTCGTGTTCTTCTCGCACCTGGGCAGCCAAACGGGCAGCTAAAACGGCTGCATTCAATTCAAGACGTGGAATAGTCATGAATTTTAACGGTGCGATCCTCGATTTAGAGATGAGAAGGCAAATGTCTGCTGTTCCGTTTGGGTAGACGAAGCGGGCATAGCAGACAGCACCGTATCCCATCTCGGACGCGTCACCGAAAACGTGGAGTTCTATTGTTGCAACATCTTTATTAGTCGGTGAGATGAAGCGATTTAAGACGAGGCCATTGAGTGACGGCAAAGAACGCGCCCACTGGGTCCAACGGTCGATAAGGTCTGGGTCCAACTCTTTATCCCAATCGAGTTTTCGTCACCAGATATCTTGCATTAGAAATTTCGCTTGAAACACTATCGGAGTGAGAAAACCGAGGGAGTCGAAGATGCTAAAAATAGCCTTCATGAGATCGCGTTTCGTGCGACCGTCTGATTTTACTGAGGCTCCTAAGATGAAGGCGTCGCGGCGGAAATCCCATACTAGACCGAGAGTTCTTTCGATGGGTTCAGCGTCAAGATCCATGTTCATGACTGCGTATTCGAGTTGGTGTCCGCGTGAAGATTTATGGACGTTGGCGTT
Proteins encoded in this region:
- the LOC116934771 gene encoding uncharacterized protein LOC116934771; this encodes MGYGAVCYARFVYPNGTADICLLISKSRIAPLKFMTIPRLELNAAVLAARLAAQVREEHDLHFDTTTYWSDSMTVLSWIKSRSCRFHTYVDNRIETSSPIEWNYVPSTANPADDASRGLDAAEFNMKHRWFSGPDFLKASTNWPSFPTLPLMEGNDPEIRETTWVGKIQLQGNEIDQLIKRKSTRRRCQSIFATR